GAGACGACGCGGGCGATGTTCTCGATGGGCGTGTCGGGCAGGACGCCGTGGCCGAGGTTGAAGATCCAGGGCCCGTCGCCCCACTGGGCCAGGAGCTGGTCCACGCGGGCGTCGAGGGCGGGGCCGCCTTCCCGAAGCAGCAGGTTGTCGAGAGCGCCCTGGATGCAGCGCCCCTGGGCCTGCAGCCGCCGGCCGAGGGCGGCGGTCGCCTGCACGTCGAGGGCGATCCCCTCCACCGGCACGCCTTCCGCATAGGTCTCGACCTGGGCGCCGGCCCCGCGGGGGAAGCCGATGATCGGAACGGTGACGCCGGCGGCGCGCACCTTCTCGACGATGGCCGCGTGAGGGCGGACCACGATCCGCTCGAAGACGTCCTCGGACAGGCTCTCGGCCCAGCTCTCGAACAGCTTCAGCGCCTGGGCGCCGGCCTTGGCTTGCATCACCAGGTAGCGGGCGGTGGCGTCCACCAGCACGTCCAGCAGGGCGTCCAGTTCGTCGGGATGGGCGTAGGCGTAGGCCCGGGCCGCCTCGCGCTCGGAACCCTTCCGCTCGAGCATGTAGGTGGCCACGGTCCAGGGCGCCCCCGCGAAGCCGATCAGCGCCCGGTCCGGCTCGAGCTCGGCGCGGACGCGGGCCAGGGTCTCACCGACCGCCGACAGCCGCCCGGTGGACGCCTCCACCTGGTCGCGCAGGGCCTCGATCGGGGGCAGTTCGCCGAGCTTGGGGCCCTCGCCCGCCTCGAACCAGACGTCCTGGCCCAGCGCCAGGGGGATCAGCAGGATGTCGGCGAAGACGATCGCCCCGTCCATCGGGAAGCGCCGCATCGGCTGCAGCGTGGCCTCGGCGGCCATCTCGGGATCCAGGCAGAAGGCGATGAAGTCCTTCGCCCGGGACCTGAGCTCGCGGTACTCGGGCAGCGAGCGCCCCGCCTGCCGCATGAACCAGATCGGAGGGCGCTCCAGCGTCTCGCCGGCGAGGGCGCGCAGGAGCTTGGGCGGGGGGGTGCTCATCGGGAGCCTTAAAGCCTGCCCCGCGCCGGGGCTCAAGGGCCCATCAGGGCGAGGGATCCTTCGATCCGGAAAGCCCTCTTCCCTTCAAACCTTAAGAATCTTGAAAAGGATTGGGGCAGGAGAAGAAGGGCCTGTCGGCGGCGTGGATAATCGGGGCGATCCCTGCGACATCCCGCGCTCAATCCCCAGGTTGTCCGCACCGGCGGCGC
The Phenylobacterium zucineum HLK1 genome window above contains:
- the hemE gene encoding uroporphyrinogen decarboxylase; translated protein: MSTPPPKLLRALAGETLERPPIWFMRQAGRSLPEYRELRSRAKDFIAFCLDPEMAAEATLQPMRRFPMDGAIVFADILLIPLALGQDVWFEAGEGPKLGELPPIEALRDQVEASTGRLSAVGETLARVRAELEPDRALIGFAGAPWTVATYMLERKGSEREAARAYAYAHPDELDALLDVLVDATARYLVMQAKAGAQALKLFESWAESLSEDVFERIVVRPHAAIVEKVRAAGVTVPIIGFPRGAGAQVETYAEGVPVEGIALDVQATAALGRRLQAQGRCIQGALDNLLLREGGPALDARVDQLLAQWGDGPWIFNLGHGVLPDTPIENIARVVSRVTGKPVR